cttggaaGAATTATACGGCTCTTTACTCTTCAAATTTAGTATATTCCACTCAAGGCGAAAGAAGGCGCCATCTTCTGGGTTCATGGCCTCTTTAGCCCAGCAAGGCAACCAGATGATTCAGTCTGCCAAGGACGCCTATCTGGAGCGTCTCGAGTCGTCAGAGCTATCGGCCACGCAAaaggccatgatgctgcGAGTTGCCGGCCTGTCAGACAAGAGCGATAATAAAAATGAGATTGAGGTAgcggatgaagatggaatatTAGGAGTGGCCAACGCAAAGAGGATGCTAAAATGGTTGGCAGAGAGTGTCCAGAGAGTGCTCGAGCTTGGGTCTCAGATCGATACACCGAAAGACGTCAACATATTGCTCAACCTGCTGCTCACACACATGGGTCAGGTTTATATCGAGACTGCCCTCGAGGCAGCACATTCTCAGGCGACCATTCTGGAGAACACGAAGATTGAGCCAGACATGTCGTATCTACCGCCTATCCGACCGGGCGTAACGATATCGGGCCTCATGGAACGATTCATCAGCACAGTCCTCATTCGACTTGCCGAGTCGAACACGACTGTGCGCAAGAGCATGGAGGcacagaagaagatggctaTTGATACcattgaaaagaagacaaacgCCGTGATAAAAATATCAATCGACGTTGTTGTGAATTGGGTCATCAAGTCGTTGGGCACACAAAAGAAGCAGGACTTTAGGCCCAAGGACGGCGAACTGGAGTCTCTCCAAACAGCTACATGCCTGCACATCTGCCAGTTCCTCGCGCGGGCGAGCCAACTCGCCAGCCAGGCCATCGACGGGCACAACGCCGAAAAGTTCTTTAGCGAGCTGGGCCTCGTGCTTCACTCACACCTGTTTGACCACTTCAAGCGGTTCCAGGTCAACGCCACGGGCGGCCTGATGGTGACGCAGGACATTGCAAAGTACGTGGCGACGCTGCGGGCGTGGCCGCTGGCCAAGGATGTGGAGACGGCGATTGAGATGCTTACGGAGATTGGGTCGCTCTTCATTGTCGGCCCGGAGGCGCTGAGGGAGAAGGTGAGGACGCTGGCGCCCGGGTCGAGCTCGGTCAGGGGGAAGCTGTCAAAGGCGGATTTCAAGGCGTTTGTGGAGAAGCGAGACGATTCGGGGTCTGTGGGCATACGGGGTATTTTGAGCggtttataatttataggAGTATATATATGTCGTAACCCAGGTGAATGGTCTttatgtttctttttcaaatTCTATTTTATACTGGTCTCATGCCGTGTCCGTAAATCAAGCTTCGATGAGTACTCAAAAGCAACGCCTGAACCAGCTATATATAATCATATCCAGTGAACCAGACAGGACCCCCAACCCCTGGCTTTAGGGACCCATTTCCCTATCTTTTGCAATGGTTTTTCTTTCAAAgttcttttgttttgctctaGTTGTTTCACAAGTCTCGCCTCATTCCCTTCTGCCCAGTATGCTCCTCAATCTTTTCATCCAAAAAGTCAATCAAATCCGCCATGTTCGTGAAATCCACCAACTTCGCTCTCTCCTTCTTATTTAACAGCGAGGATTTGTCGTTGCCCATCCCTGGTGCACACATCTCCTGCACGTGATGCACAACCAACTTCAACGGCAGCGGACACCTTGCCACATTACACATGAACGTCTCAAGCGTCTCCCACGGACACGCCGAGTAGCCTGCAAAAAGGGCCgggttggcgaggaggccGCGGGCGGACATGAAGCCTGAGAGGTTCGTGTTGCTGGGCTtcggctgttgctgttgctgttgctgtgtggagatgttgttgtttctgCTGGGGGGGTCTTCTTTGATGGTTAGAGTTGCTAGGTCGGGAGGGGAGGTTGATCTGATGGGGAGGGCTGCGAGATCAAAGACATCGCCGGAGAGCAGGATGGGGAGCGTGCGCGAGTACTTTTCGGTGAGAATTTCGAGGGCTTCGGTGAAGATGGGGGTTGTTGAGGGGGTGTGGCGAGTTCGAGGGTGGATGGTGACCCAGTCGACGAGGCGGTTTTGGGGATGTCCTATGACTGTGTCGAGATAGTCCATTGTTCTCCTGAGTTTGAGTGAGTGTGAGTGCTTCACTTATAGTAACAACATATCGGCCCCCTTACCTTAAATCATCGTGAACCCGTATCTTGACGCTCACACTACGGCCCTTGGGGCTGTCTATGtcctcctccatccccaCGGCCCATCCGTCTCTGGCCAGATGCTGTCTCGTCTCAATTACCATGTCACGCACCAGCTCTCTCTTGTTCATCAACGCGGCTCCGAGCGTTTCCGCGCAAGCCCATGACTGAGGACATCCGCAGTTGAGGTCTACGCCCTGTGCAAAAGGCGCGACGAGGGTTGAGGCGCGGGCGAGTTCTAGGGGCACGTTTGCGCCGAACTGGACTATTGTGGGAGGCTGGACGCCTGAGGTTGATACTGTGAAGTCTGGTTTTTTGTTGGCCTTGATTCTCTTACATCTCACTTTGTCTGGTGTGGTTTTGTGGTTAAGAAGGCATACCGCTGTCTCTGGCAAACTGATTCCTGTTGAACTCCTTGGCCAGAATCATGGGCGTCCAGCATAGGTCAACGCCATATTTGTGAACTGTCTGGCGAAAGGCAAGCTGCGCCGATGATGCCTGTCAGCTCGAACTCTTCAAGAATCCTCACAACTGTTCAATGCACGCTTCATCTGCTAGTACTTGCCTTACTGTAGCGCACCATGGGCGCACAGGCATACAGAAACCGATCTTGCCTCCTCGCAGCATCAAAGATCTTGAGCGGACTAAATATCACAGTGAGTTAGTCATGATGAAACCAAGTCTTACCCTGCACCGCTGAAAATTCGATACCGGATTCAATCACATGAGCGTTGGTTGAATTGAGTAGACT
This genomic stretch from Trichoderma breve strain T069 chromosome 1, whole genome shotgun sequence harbors:
- a CDS encoding dihydrouridine synthase (Dus) domain-containing protein, with the protein product MGSITRDEDTPSASSHPLKIFDAARRQDRFLYACAPMVRYSKLAFRQTVHKYGVDLCWTPMILAKEFNRNQFARDSDFTVSTSGVQPPTIVQFGANVPLELARASTLVAPFAQGVDLNCGCPQSWACAETLGAALMNKRELVRDMVIETRQHLARDGWAVGMEEDIDSPKGRSVSVKIRVHDDLRRTMDYLDTVIGHPQNRLVDWVTIHPRTRHTPSTTPIFTEALEILTEKYSRTLPILLSGDVFDLAALPIRSTSPPDLATLTIKEDPPSRNNNISTQQQQQQQPKPSNTNLSGFMSARGLLANPALFAGYSACPWETLETFMCNVARCPLPLKLVVHHVQEMCAPGMGNDKSSLLNKKERAKLVDFTNMADLIDFLDEKIEEHTGQKGMRRDL